From a region of the Helianthus annuus cultivar XRQ/B chromosome 5, HanXRQr2.0-SUNRISE, whole genome shotgun sequence genome:
- the LOC110942346 gene encoding NAC domain-containing protein 17 isoform X2 encodes MVSKSKTASSGGKCFPPGFRFHPTDEELVLYYLKRKICRRSVKLDIIADVDVYKWDPEELPGQSKLKTGDRQWFFFSPSKKYANGGRSSRATMNGYWKATGKDRIIKRKSSSVGIKKTLVYYHGRAPSGQRTDWVMHEYTMDEEELKRCPVAQEHYVLYKIFKKSGAGPKNGEQYGAPFVEEEWNDEDCIDCLDVDSLLVQKPNPVPLYEFENTSTREEGDEGIGLSNDMIEFLNKIIDEPDILPPDPKILEKNGNVLLEGSSSQVEKDFLELDDLVGLDTRISNSVTDFYSISDFDFYHESQGVYNMGHLEYGPGLGPENLGLVSEVVNNVHELHDELPVSYDLWNHCDQSHSSIMTVQTVHEPVPSSDGQWANGKSSRARLVEFKTKLV; translated from the exons ATGGTTTCGAAGTCGAAAACGGCGTCGTCTGGCGGAAAGTGTTTCCCACCGGGTTTCAGGTTTCATCCAACCGATGAAGAGTTGGTTTTGTATTATTTAAAGAGGAAGATCTGTCGTAGATCGGTGAAGCTTGATATTATTGCAGATGTTGATGTTTATAAGTGGgacccagaagaattacctg GGCAATCTAAGTTGAAAACCGGGGACCGACAATGGTTCTTCTTTAGCCCGAGTAAAAAATACGCGAATGGCGGAAGATCAAGCCGGGCCACAATGAATGGTTACTGGAAAGCTACCGGAAAAGACCGAATCATCAAACGAAAGTCATCATCAGTCGGGATTAAAAAGACGCTAGTTTACTACCACGGTCGTGCACCCTCGGGCCAAAGGACCGATTGGGTCATGCACGAGTACACCATGGATGAAGAAGAACTCAAAAGATGCCCCGTCGCTCAAGAACACTACGTCTTGTACAAAATATTCAAGAAAAGCGGGGCCGGGCCCAAGAACGGCGAGCAGTACGGTGCGCCGTTTGTAGAAGAAGAATGGAATGATGAAGATTGTATCGATTGTTTGGATGTTGATTCGCTTTTGGTTCAAAAGCCGAATCCAGTCCCGTTATATGAGTTTGAAAATACAAGTACCCGAGAAGAAGGAGACGAAGGAATCGGTTTATCGAATGATATGATtgagtttttaaataaaatcatcGATGAACCCGATATTCTTCCACCGGATCCAAAAATCTTGGAAAAGAACGGGAACGTTTTGCTCGAGGGTTCTTCGAGTCAAGTCGAGAAAGATTTTCTCGAACTCGATGATTTGGTTGGTTTGGACACGAGAATTTCTAACTCGGTTAccgacttttattcgatttcggACTTCGATTTTTACCATGAATCTCAAGGAGTCTATAATATGGGCCACTTGGAGTACGGGCCCGGGCTTGGGCCCGAAAACTTGGGCCTTGTGAGTGAAGTTGTGAATAATGTTCACGAACTGCACGATGAACTCCCCGTAAGCTACGATCTATGGAATCACTGTGATCAAAGCCATAGCAGCATCATGACTGTTCAAACGGTTCATGAGCCCGTTCCATCGTCAG ATGGACAATGGGCCAATGGCAAGAGCTCTCGAGCCCGACTCGTGGAGTTCAAGACCAAGCTTGTTTAG
- the LOC110942346 gene encoding NAC domain-containing protein 17 isoform X1, with amino-acid sequence MVSKSKTASSGGKCFPPGFRFHPTDEELVLYYLKRKICRRSVKLDIIADVDVYKWDPEELPGQSKLKTGDRQWFFFSPSKKYANGGRSSRATMNGYWKATGKDRIIKRKSSSVGIKKTLVYYHGRAPSGQRTDWVMHEYTMDEEELKRCPVAQEHYVLYKIFKKSGAGPKNGEQYGAPFVEEEWNDEDCIDCLDVDSLLVQKPNPVPLYEFENTSTREEGDEGIGLSNDMIEFLNKIIDEPDILPPDPKILEKNGNVLLEGSSSQVEKDFLELDDLVGLDTRISNSVTDFYSISDFDFYHESQGVYNMGHLEYGPGLGPENLGLVSEVVNNVHELHDELPVSYDLWNHCDQSHSSIMTVQTVHEPVPSSGVVIEENLARPEYYPNQCPENMENNTESWFSSAVWAFVDSIPTTPASASESSAVVNKAFERMSSFSRGRNVNLAAAAASGSATKRLGKPKPSSSSRGIVYFSVFGVLFAILWVFVGSSIELLSRFVWL; translated from the exons ATGGTTTCGAAGTCGAAAACGGCGTCGTCTGGCGGAAAGTGTTTCCCACCGGGTTTCAGGTTTCATCCAACCGATGAAGAGTTGGTTTTGTATTATTTAAAGAGGAAGATCTGTCGTAGATCGGTGAAGCTTGATATTATTGCAGATGTTGATGTTTATAAGTGGgacccagaagaattacctg GGCAATCTAAGTTGAAAACCGGGGACCGACAATGGTTCTTCTTTAGCCCGAGTAAAAAATACGCGAATGGCGGAAGATCAAGCCGGGCCACAATGAATGGTTACTGGAAAGCTACCGGAAAAGACCGAATCATCAAACGAAAGTCATCATCAGTCGGGATTAAAAAGACGCTAGTTTACTACCACGGTCGTGCACCCTCGGGCCAAAGGACCGATTGGGTCATGCACGAGTACACCATGGATGAAGAAGAACTCAAAAGATGCCCCGTCGCTCAAGAACACTACGTCTTGTACAAAATATTCAAGAAAAGCGGGGCCGGGCCCAAGAACGGCGAGCAGTACGGTGCGCCGTTTGTAGAAGAAGAATGGAATGATGAAGATTGTATCGATTGTTTGGATGTTGATTCGCTTTTGGTTCAAAAGCCGAATCCAGTCCCGTTATATGAGTTTGAAAATACAAGTACCCGAGAAGAAGGAGACGAAGGAATCGGTTTATCGAATGATATGATtgagtttttaaataaaatcatcGATGAACCCGATATTCTTCCACCGGATCCAAAAATCTTGGAAAAGAACGGGAACGTTTTGCTCGAGGGTTCTTCGAGTCAAGTCGAGAAAGATTTTCTCGAACTCGATGATTTGGTTGGTTTGGACACGAGAATTTCTAACTCGGTTAccgacttttattcgatttcggACTTCGATTTTTACCATGAATCTCAAGGAGTCTATAATATGGGCCACTTGGAGTACGGGCCCGGGCTTGGGCCCGAAAACTTGGGCCTTGTGAGTGAAGTTGTGAATAATGTTCACGAACTGCACGATGAACTCCCCGTAAGCTACGATCTATGGAATCACTGTGATCAAAGCCATAGCAGCATCATGACTGTTCAAACGGTTCATGAGCCCGTTCCATCGTCAG GTGTGGTAATCGAAGAAAATCTAGCGAGGCCCGAATATTATCCAAATCAATGTCCCGAAAACATGGAAAATAATACGGAATCTTGGTTTTCGTCTGCTGTATGGGCTTTTGTTGATTCGATACCGACAACTCCAGCTTCGGCTTCAGAAAGCAGTGCAGTTGTGAACAAGGCGTTTGAGCGAATGTCTAGCTTTAGCAGGGGTAGAAATGTAAATTTAGCTGCTGCGGCCGCTAGTGGCAGCGCCACGAAAAGGTTAGGAAAACCGAAACCGTCGAGTTCAAGTAGGGGTATTGTGTATTTTTCTGTTTTTGGTGTGTTGTTTGCTATATTATGGGTATTTGTAGGATCTTCTATTGAATTGTTAAGTAGATTTGTGTGGTTATGA